A genomic window from Lycium barbarum isolate Lr01 chromosome 4, ASM1917538v2, whole genome shotgun sequence includes:
- the LOC132635430 gene encoding DEAD-box ATP-dependent RNA helicase 1-like isoform X2, whose translation MSITSLFPVQLAVWQETIGPGSFERDLCINSPTGSGKTLAYALPIVQMLSTRAVKCLRALVVLPTRDLALQVKEVFSAIAPAVGLSVGLAVGQSSISDEISELIKKPNVDYGICYDPEESSYELQSAVDILVATPGRLMDHISNTDGFTLEHLCYLVVDETDRLLREAYQAWLPTVIQLTSSSIDGNFPSVDDLLPCTYGSLKTIRRVGTERGFKGKAYPRLAKMVLSATLTQDPSKLAQLDLHHPLLLTTGERRYKLPEELKSFKLLCQSKLKPLYLVSLLQSLQGEKSIVFTSSVESTHRLCTLLKFFDNMQIEFKEYSRLQRQSVRSKTLRAFRSGQVQVLISSDAMTRGMDVEGVKNVINYDMPAYIKTFIHRAGRTARAGQSGCCFTLMHKDEIKRFKKMLQKADCNSCPTYSVSSEVIESLRSVYTSALEKLRENVESEKFKKSKIRLKSSNVRKEK comes from the exons ATGAGCATCACTTCACTCTTTCCTGTGCAACTTGCTGTCTGGCAAGAGACAATTGGACCTGGCTCTTTTGAAAGAGACCTTTGTATAAATTCACCTACAGGGAGCGGGAAAACTCTTGCTTATGCATTACCAATTGTTCAGATGCTGTCTACACGTGCCGTAAAATGTCTTCGTGCACTAGTGGTCTTGCCTACTAGAGACCTCGCTTTGCAG GTCAAAGAGGTCTTCTCTGCTATTGCACCTGCAGTAGGTTTGTCTGTAGGCTTGGCAGTTGGTCAGTCATCAATTTCTGATGAAATTTCTGAGCTCATCAAGAAACCCAATGTTGATTATGGCATATGTTATGATCCTGAAGAATCCTCATACGAGTTACAAAGCGCAGTAGATATATTAGTGGCAACTCCTGGAAGACTGATGGACCACATCAGTAACACTGATGGTTTTACCCTTGAACATCTATGTTATCTT GTTGTTGACGAAACAGATAGGTTATTAAGGGAAGCTTATCAGGCCTGGCTTCCTACCGTCATTCAGTTGACCAGCTCTTCTATTGATGGGAACTTCCCTTCTGTTGATGATCTTCTTCCTTGCACTTATGGTTCATTGAAGACAATCAGAAGAGT GGGCACAGAAAGAGGGTTCAAGGGAAAAGCCTATCCAAGGCTTGCGAAGATGGTTTTATCAGCCACACTAACACAGGACCCAAGTAAGCTCGCTCAGCTTGATTTACATCATCCTCTTCTTTTGACGACTGGAGAAAGACGTTACAAGCTTCCCGAAGAACTCAAATCATTTAAATTG CTATGTCAATCGAAGCTTAAGCCACTTTATCTAGTTTCTCTTCTTCAAAGTCTGCAAGGGGAGAAATCAATTGTTTTCACATCATCTGTGGAGTCCACTCATAGATTATGCACCTTGCTTAAGTTTTTCGACAATATGCAAATTGAGTTCAAGGAATATTCTCGTCTTCAACGTCAATCTGTAAGAAG CAAGACGTTGAGGGCTTTCCGGTCGGGACAAGTGCAAGTGCTTATTTCCTCTGATGCTATGACTCGTGGAATGGATGTTGAAGGAGTGAAAAATGTCATAAACTATGATATGCCTGCATATATAAAAACATTTATTCATCGAGCAGGTCGAACTGCAAGAGCAGGCCAAAGTGGATGTTGCTTTACGTTAATGCATAAAGATGAG ATTAAGCGTTTCAAGAAGATGTTACAAAAAGCTGACTGTAACTCTTGCCCAACCTATTCTGTTTCTTCTGAAGTGATAGAGTCACTCCGCTCTGTGTACACCTCAG CTTTGGAGAAACTAAGAGAGAATGTTGAATCAGAAAAGTTTAAGAAAAGCAAGATTAGATTGAAGTCATCGAATGTGAGAAAGGAGAAGTGA
- the LOC132635430 gene encoding DEAD-box ATP-dependent RNA helicase 1-like isoform X1 yields MEEEKELKKEKKNIPVLPWMRNPIDITTFDQCSLDLLPFIDPRLVAALKNMSITSLFPVQLAVWQETIGPGSFERDLCINSPTGSGKTLAYALPIVQMLSTRAVKCLRALVVLPTRDLALQVKEVFSAIAPAVGLSVGLAVGQSSISDEISELIKKPNVDYGICYDPEESSYELQSAVDILVATPGRLMDHISNTDGFTLEHLCYLVVDETDRLLREAYQAWLPTVIQLTSSSIDGNFPSVDDLLPCTYGSLKTIRRVGTERGFKGKAYPRLAKMVLSATLTQDPSKLAQLDLHHPLLLTTGERRYKLPEELKSFKLLCQSKLKPLYLVSLLQSLQGEKSIVFTSSVESTHRLCTLLKFFDNMQIEFKEYSRLQRQSVRSKTLRAFRSGQVQVLISSDAMTRGMDVEGVKNVINYDMPAYIKTFIHRAGRTARAGQSGCCFTLMHKDEIKRFKKMLQKADCNSCPTYSVSSEVIESLRSVYTSALEKLRENVESEKFKKSKIRLKSSNVRKEK; encoded by the exons atggaggaagaaaaagagttgaagaaagagaagaaaaacaTCCCTGTATTGCCATGGATGAGAAATCCAATTGACATTACTACCTTTGATCAATGTTCTCTTGATCTTTTGCCTTTTATTGACCCCAG GTTAGTGGCGGCTTTGAAGAATATGAGCATCACTTCACTCTTTCCTGTGCAACTTGCTGTCTGGCAAGAGACAATTGGACCTGGCTCTTTTGAAAGAGACCTTTGTATAAATTCACCTACAGGGAGCGGGAAAACTCTTGCTTATGCATTACCAATTGTTCAGATGCTGTCTACACGTGCCGTAAAATGTCTTCGTGCACTAGTGGTCTTGCCTACTAGAGACCTCGCTTTGCAG GTCAAAGAGGTCTTCTCTGCTATTGCACCTGCAGTAGGTTTGTCTGTAGGCTTGGCAGTTGGTCAGTCATCAATTTCTGATGAAATTTCTGAGCTCATCAAGAAACCCAATGTTGATTATGGCATATGTTATGATCCTGAAGAATCCTCATACGAGTTACAAAGCGCAGTAGATATATTAGTGGCAACTCCTGGAAGACTGATGGACCACATCAGTAACACTGATGGTTTTACCCTTGAACATCTATGTTATCTT GTTGTTGACGAAACAGATAGGTTATTAAGGGAAGCTTATCAGGCCTGGCTTCCTACCGTCATTCAGTTGACCAGCTCTTCTATTGATGGGAACTTCCCTTCTGTTGATGATCTTCTTCCTTGCACTTATGGTTCATTGAAGACAATCAGAAGAGT GGGCACAGAAAGAGGGTTCAAGGGAAAAGCCTATCCAAGGCTTGCGAAGATGGTTTTATCAGCCACACTAACACAGGACCCAAGTAAGCTCGCTCAGCTTGATTTACATCATCCTCTTCTTTTGACGACTGGAGAAAGACGTTACAAGCTTCCCGAAGAACTCAAATCATTTAAATTG CTATGTCAATCGAAGCTTAAGCCACTTTATCTAGTTTCTCTTCTTCAAAGTCTGCAAGGGGAGAAATCAATTGTTTTCACATCATCTGTGGAGTCCACTCATAGATTATGCACCTTGCTTAAGTTTTTCGACAATATGCAAATTGAGTTCAAGGAATATTCTCGTCTTCAACGTCAATCTGTAAGAAG CAAGACGTTGAGGGCTTTCCGGTCGGGACAAGTGCAAGTGCTTATTTCCTCTGATGCTATGACTCGTGGAATGGATGTTGAAGGAGTGAAAAATGTCATAAACTATGATATGCCTGCATATATAAAAACATTTATTCATCGAGCAGGTCGAACTGCAAGAGCAGGCCAAAGTGGATGTTGCTTTACGTTAATGCATAAAGATGAG ATTAAGCGTTTCAAGAAGATGTTACAAAAAGCTGACTGTAACTCTTGCCCAACCTATTCTGTTTCTTCTGAAGTGATAGAGTCACTCCGCTCTGTGTACACCTCAG CTTTGGAGAAACTAAGAGAGAATGTTGAATCAGAAAAGTTTAAGAAAAGCAAGATTAGATTGAAGTCATCGAATGTGAGAAAGGAGAAGTGA